CCCTTCAATGTGACTGGGCCTAAAACCCCAGCATTCCATGTCTCAAAATGCACGCCAACATTCTGATACACATCAACAAGACAAGGTAAAGATCATAAACGTCACATCTTTCTATTGTTAATATTGTTGTAAAGAACATGAATCCTTGTGAGAGAACTAACCGGAAGACCCACAGAAACACTTAATAAAGAAATCTTGTTAATGCCAACCCTCAGATTCACATTGTTACTAAAAGTTAATTTAGGATTTTCGAGTCCCCCATATGCAGATCCTGCATTAGGAACAAGAAGCTAGTGAATTAATCAAATCAAAGTTCAACCGGCAGTACTGGGCCTAATTTCCTTGAACCATAATTACCTGATAGTTGTCCATTGATGAAAACATGCAAAGCATGGCCAGCTGAAAATATAGTGAGAAGTGGAGATTGTCCATTCTTGATAAATCCTTCATCAGAATCTATCTTGACACTGAGCAACAGAAGATTTATAAATGTTCAGGGATAAAATATATGAGTTCTAACATGAttgcaagaattttttttcctccaataCCTCAAACAAGGCAATGCAGTGATTGGTTATAAATTACTTACTCTGTCATGTACCACAAATAATCTGTAGCATCTCTTGTTACATTTACTTGTTCCCAGAGCCCATCCATCACAGTTGCATCATCGTCATCAGCAGAGGCAGTTTCTTCATTGTATGACTGCCACGGAAATGCACTATTTACAGGCGTCATCTTCCTCTGTGAGCTTTGGGCACCAATCTGTATAGAATTTCCATTTACAATCAGATATTAAAATTCATCATTGGGAATCTTCAAACagaaatataatataaagcaGAGCTCAACTTGacattccaaaataaaatttacacttcaaaattttgttaaaaaattctgTAAAGGCTTTTAGATTAAATCTTTCCATTTACGTACATATACATTCTGTAAAGTGTTCTCTTACCCTTGCAGTGTTGAAAACTGCAGTTTTGCAGTCAGGAAGAATGCTGATGGACCAAGGTGGCAGGTCATATTGTGCATTTCCAAAGGACACCTTTGCAGatgatgatgtgtcataatttgcaAGAAAGGCAGCACAAGCACCAGACTTCGACTTGAACACATGAGCCTAAGATATGACACTGAAGATGAGAAaaatactggaaaaaaaaaatagttaatacATAGTTTCTTTTGGCTAATTGAAAAACCTTACCTCTTGATTATTTCCTAGTTTTGTCACAGTGGGATCTGTTGAAACTAAAGCTGATTCACATAATTTGATGGCTTTATGCAGGTCTCTCAAATGTCCCCATTTTGGTTCCCTTGGTAGTCCTGGTATAGAACAGAAACTTGTTGAGACTATTGTGACATATTTGTTTTCAAGTAAATAGAGCAAATATTAGTCAACTTCCTCCAATATGATATGAGGTGttacaacaacaaagccttgttCCCAAATATTTGGTGTCggcacatgtattctttttatattaggtGTTACActtgaaaaaatattaatgaggCAGGCAAACAACTTTAGCACAACCTACTCTAGCAACCTTATCCTAAATGCATACCAAATTCATCAAGAGGAGCATCATAATCATAGCTGGTTGCAATGAAGGGACCACCAGCTGTCCGACCAAAATTAGTTCCTCCATGGTACtgcaaaaaagttaaaataaataagattatATTTACTCTAGGAGGTCATACACCAGGTAAATTAGATTAAGTGCAAACAGAATGAAAAATTGTGTACCATATAATAATTCATGAAAGAACCACCGTTCTGAATGAACCTTGCAACTGAAAATGCCAAGTCTTCTGCTGGTCTATAAGGAACTGCACCACCAAATTCCGTGTACCTGGGGATACAAAAGATATGAGAGGAAAATTATATctgaaaacctttttttttgggataaaaacaCAACGTAATTGCAGTCTCAGATACAGGATAAGGTatagaataataaaattcaTGTAAAGAAAAGCAATAAATTTTTGGCctacacaagcaatatgtctgACTTACCAACCAGTCCAGTTTTCTGTCCACATTTTTGGTTTATAGTCCTTGTTTGGCTTGAAGTTTTCACAGTAGAAACCGTTGCAGGTATCAATCTATCCCATCATAAACAAATATAGAtttgggtgagagagagagagagagatatggcAGGAAgctttgaaaactgaaaataattgGTCAAATAGTTGACAATAGAAAgcccaattacttaaaaaaattaaccccCAAATACATGGCCTTTTAAACTGTATATTCCCTCCTCAAGaataagaaaatgtttttaactTAAACTCTCACGGGACAACAGgaaaaattttgatgaattGAAAAGGAGACATGCTCATCATTGAATTCAttacaaaactcaaaacccaaatcctaGAGAAATGGAAGAAAAGACAAAACTGATGAGATGTATAGATCATAGGACCCAAATAGTTGTGCAGGAAAAGGAAAAGTATGGCCAACAAATCTCTATCAGACAAAGCCACAACCTTTACACATAACATACTGTTAGTGTTAGAAACCCCACCAATAAAGTTGTGACACTAATAAATGAAAGTCACCTAGAACGCTATTTCGAAAATGACAAATATaaagcaagaaaaaagaaaacgttGGAAATATGAGACAGAATAACACTTACAACAGGGTCAGGGGCATCCTCTTGCTTGCACATTACCCATGGGACACCAGTGTCAAGAGCAACAGCCATTTGTGCTGCCCACTTAGTATAAGCTTTACCAGGGGCACCAATTTCCCATTCCACTGGTCCAAATTCATTTTCAATCtgtcaaaatttaattaaaaaattaattaagatatTAACAAGATTGACCGGCCAGTGTCTGAGAAAACTGAAGTCCATATTTAAACACACAATTTCAAACCCACTTCTAGAAGAGTGGCAAAGAATAATTCAGTCAAATTTTTCTACCTGAGACAGAATGATTGGGCCTCCTTGAGTTTCAAACAACTTTTCTGCTTTCATCATACTTACAATCTTCTCTGTGAATTTTTGCATTGCCCCCTTGATTTTAgtgaaaacaagaagaaaacgATAAATAATTCagagaaaatgttaaaaaagttaaaaagaataaagtttCAGAGTGAGGAATTCAAAGTTCCAACCTTGAAAGGTTCATTGTCTGTTCTAAAAGCAATGCCTGGAACATATTTCAGCCAAACAGGAAATCCCCTGCATCAGAAACAGAGCAAAAACAGAACATATgaaatacaatagaattttaatttcttgtttttttattttattttgggtggTAGAAATTTTCTTGGGATTGAAACTCTTAGTTAAAATTGCATAGATATTATCGACATTATTACCCAAAGTTCCATTCAGCACAAACATAGGGCCCAATTCTGAGATGGACATATAGGCCTGCTTGTTGTACCAGCTTGATGAACTTAACCAAATCATACCTATCCTCAAAATAatactgaaaatttcaaaacaaggaAATGCCAGTGAGTATTTTCTCAACCTACAAAAGAGAACAATATTTAAAATcagaaacaaattaaaatgcATTAGAAGAAGTACTTTTCCAGGAGAAGGCTCATGTCCATTCCAAAACACATATGTCTGAATAACATCCAAGCCTCCATCTTTGGCCTTCTGTATAAGATCAGGCCACATCTGCAACCACAAAGAGAAACccacaaaaagtcaaaaactttgAGCTAAAGAATCTGCAAATTACCAAAACCCCACATAAACCCATCGACAAGAAACACATGAAAAACAGTACAAATAAGAAACAACAAGAACCCGTGAACCACATTGGCATATATGATGATAAAAGCAGTACCTCGGGAGTGCTTCTTGGATAGTGAATTGACCCAGAAATTAAAATCCTTCTCTTCCCACCTACTATGATAGCTCTGTGATCATAACTCACAGAGGCTGTAGCTGAACAAACCAGAGTGCTAAAAAATAGCACTAACATGATGAACATGTTTGGCCATAACACGTTGCACACTAGAATTCTGAAACTCATATTAACAAGCAATTTGGTCTCTCAAAGTAAAATGGCCTTTGGCTTGTGTTTGTAGCTACCTCACACAcaataaattgttttaaatCCTTccagagggagagagagagagagagagagtttggttTTTTGGACTTTGTAACACTTTCTACTTCTATTCTTttaaagaatgaaaagaaagctaATAATAAGTTGGCAGGTAATAATAGTTAAGTGCATGGAAGAATAGATGGGTGAGAGTTTTAGGTGTTGTGTGTTGATGAAAGAATAAGAAGCTCCACAATtgcttttataataaatatttgagAATGTGAATATATGGGGCCCAGTTTTTTCATACTTTTGGGGGGCCTCACCCTACCTGACACGGAACTTAGGCTCACCCAATTAAGTATCCTTTTAAGCTTTTGCTTTGGGAAAAGTAATaagcggtaaaaaaaataatcagaTTAGCATTTAAGACAAATGTCTAAGAAAGTGAGAAGGGGCCAAATCGAGGTGCAATTTGTTCCTGTTTTTTATTTACAGAAAGATTCCCTTAATCccaataaattttctttagtGGTGTCCTTGATATTTGACGtgagaaattatattatttcaataaaaaatggTCACATTAaagaattatttaaaatatatatttccaaCTTCTgacttttcttttctcaaaaaaaaaaaaaaaaaaaaaacttctgaCTTTTCCTTTGTACGCAGTATGCttgttatttgtaattttaagggtttgtttagatctgtttattttgttatatttgaaatttttttaatgaaagtattataaataaaggtaaaaattaactgaaatattataatgaaacccgtaaataatactaaaaagtatAATGAGTCCATGAATAAtcgtaaaaataagctgaataataaaataagctgactttttaatttgaagcCAAACATGCACTTTGTATTTGTTTGTAAAtagtttatttagttgaaattaaattttttttgttgaaaatactgtaaataaagttaaaagttagctgaaatagtacaatagaaatgagactcatgaataatagcaaaaataagttgaataataataaaaataagccaAGTGTTCCTTTGGTAatgattatttttgccaatttattttactatttagcttatttttactaacATTTATGGGTTctactacactttttggtactattcatagatcacactatactatttcagttaacttttacatttatctacagtactttcaatataaagttttcaatttcaaaaaaataaacaaatcctaaatggactctaaataataaaaaaacagacTTTTTCAGCCAATATCAATCACAACTTAAATAGTTCACAATGTTACGTATGCatgcacaatattttcataacaaaattttcaattattgaattatcaagttgttattttttttatttgaacccATCACTAACATTACTTTATCGCCAACTATTTACTATTTGTCACTTCAACGGTTGTGAAAAAGATTATGGCCGTATAATTATTGATATAGTTCATTTCAATCAAGAATAACAAGTGTAATATGATGATTAACTATTCATTCTTTAGTGCCTTAGTATAGCAttccttttttataatttaatagttataaCAATAAATGGGtaaatagttaaaaatattaaaaagtatcGATTGAGGtataagaatatttttattttatgaaaaaatagatttattgtCATTAGGCTAAATTCTAAGTTGAAAATAAGATTATATATTTTGGATATTAagatgcacaaaaaaaaaaaaaatcctcttcccatcaaaagaaaaaaaatcctcattttttttccccttgtttctcatgattttttttttcactagccTCTACTCCAAAATCAAACTCGTTCTCACTTTCTAgacactaaaagaaaaaaaaaaaaaaaaaaaagtccaatttGTTCATGATGAAATCTCACCTTTATATGCGCAGGGGTTCTTCTAGATGATTCAATCCTTGCCATCAATCAGacaattttaagagagagagagagagagagagagagagaggaatataTTTAGAGCTGGGTTTGTGGCTTTGTGCAAATAATGTCAAAACATTTCTGATAAAACTAAAGggggcaaaaaaagaaaaaatgaatttaatgtgagtgtttttttggatttgtttttttataatttgagaGATTTGTTTAGTACAAGTTAGCtagagtcttttgggttaatattgtaaaattcaAAGTTAATTTGCGTTATACGAACTGTTCAAAGATAATTGGGAAattgaggagagagactgaatttcggcaatggcattgccgaaattcagccaaaaagcAGGAGTGAGAATAAGgaaaggaggagagagaaaatctttgaatttcggcaatggcattgccgaaattccaCTGCCCAGAACCCGAATTCTGTGTGTCCGAGTGTGCCCGAGTGTGGAGtgctcttaaaataaaaaaaaggcaatggcggcaatgtcattgccgaaataggggaataaatttttttttatagcaattgtgataatggcattgccgaaaatggaaaaaaaaaaaaaagtggtttcgAAATCTCTAGAAGAGTAAAAAACAGGTTtcatgtccacaatatttttacaataaatcacatataattagttattattagttaaaaaaatttgtgacaactAATTGTGGTAATGGCATTgtcgaaataggaaaaaaaaattgtggcaatatCATTGCTGAAAtagtgagaaaaataaaagtgacaaaCTACTTGAGACAATTGCATTGcagaaatagggagaaaaaattggaaatactgtgggaaaaatattttcccctaTTTCGTCAATAGCATTgcggtaaatgaaaaaaaaaaaaaaaaaaaaaaaaaaaaacggcaatgggattgccgaaatagggggaaATTTTTTCCCCTGTTTCGGCAATACTGTTGCCgtaacaaatataataaaataaaataaaataaaataaaaaagagactGTTGCCgtaacaaatataataaaataaaataaaataaaataaaaaagagactGTTGCCgtaacaaatataataaaataaaataaaaaagagaaaaaggaaatagggggaaatttttttccccctatttcggcaatcccattgccggttttttttttttttttttttttttttttttttttttttcatttacggCAATAGAAAtaggggaaaatattttttcgcAATtgtatttccaattttttttctccctatttcggcaatgcaaTTGTCTCAAGTAGtttgtcacttttatttttctcactaTTTTGGCAATGatattgccacaatttttttttcctatttcggcaatgccattgccacaattagttgtcacaattttttttaactaataataactaattatatgtgatttattgtaaaaatattgtgaacatgaAACCTGTTTTTTACTCTTCTAGAGATTTcgaaaccactttttttttcccattttcggcaatgccattatcacaattgcttaaaaaaaaaaattattcccctattttggcaatgacattgccgctattgccttttttttttaattttaagagcaCTCCACACTCGGGCACACAGAATCCGGGCAGCACTGGGCAGTGGAATTCAaagattttctctctccccttttccttattctctctcctgctttttggttgaatttcggcaatggaaTTGCCGAAgttcagtctctctcctcaatTTTCCAATTATCTTTGAACAATTCGTATAACGCAAATTAACTTtgaattttacaatattaacccaaaagactcaGTTAGCtaggtacaattttttaaaatatcatttgttgccaaaaataattattttttaaaatatataaaaataaactaacccaaaattttttgttgttgccgTGGATAAGCAACAGAAACAGGTAAAGCACACAAGTTGCCGCATAACTTATACGATGTGACGTTTTTCCTTTGACTCCAAGCGTTATCCTGATTCCTGTCCACCCAACCTCTCCTTTGGACATACCCTCTCTCTCTGCTACCATTGGCCATTTGATAATCCACGAGATTATTAGTTTCAAATCAGAGAAAAGGTTCAAAACCTCACTGCAAGGTAGCTGGGTtgggtgaattttttttttttttttttatcagaacAAGCAAATAAAAGAACACCAATTATAGTGATGACTATAGTGCGTGAAAAATCATTacccatttttctaaaattgcAGGCTACGCATACAATATACACTTTTGattcttattaaatttttttttttttttttttgaatatatacaCCCTTTTGATAAGACACAAGTTTCAGACAAGATTATAGATGTTTAATTTGGTGTTGTAAGTTGAATGTCACtatgttttaatttattcaaattCCAAACAtatgaatcattaaaaataCTCATTAGTATTAATCATGAATATGGTCTCAGCTAGGAAGAATTGGTACAAAAGTTTTACTCGTTTGCTTATAATATACTCTTGACTTGAGTGAAAATATCTACCAAGTTAGATTAAATTGATGTGAAAGCTAACCCCAATGATGCCTCTTAAAACTAATATAGAGCAACAGCTGTTGCTTTACTAATTAATCATAGCTTGAAAAGCAAGCCATTTATTTTGTAAGAATTATTATCATcaatattattgttgttgtattAGTGTATTAATCAACAAAAATCTaccagcaaaaaaataataatcaacaaaTATCCACGAGAGTAGTAGAAGAAATAAATGTATCAATCACGGGGGTTGTTAAAGAAACTTATGATTAGGTGACCTAGTACCTACCCACGAAATCTCCATCTAGCAACTTAATTAACAAACCTTTACATTATAGTAAGATTGAATTCCTGTACTTTATTTAAGTAaaaactatatgataatgttctcaaaaaaaaaaaaactgtatgaTAATCATTTTGTGTGTGCGTGTCCCAATGTCCGTGCGACAAAAGGGGATGTTTTGCTGTTGCATGAAGTCATTCTAGAACTCCATTATGCATATTGAAAGCACCGAGCAGTCCACATCTTCTATTTATACCTGTTTCCATCAGAATGCACAACTTCCGAGGCATTAAAATTGTTGAATTTGAAGGCCTTCTATTGTATACCTGTTTCCATCAGAATGCACAACTTCCGAGCCATTTAAATTGTTGAATTTGAAGGCCTTCTGAAGGCACGATTAGTATAAAAACATATGTTAGAACTTTTAAGTTGTGTTGTTGTATGttagctttcttcttttgaaCTTACTGTGCTTCCCCTTTCTTTATGCGCTCCCCCTTGCTTTGTGATGCTCTTCTCCTTACTCTATGATATATTCACAATATACACAATAAGCTTTCTTCCCCTTTTttgcacgaatagctaaaggttTGCCTTGACCTTGTGTTGAATCTCATCCAACTATGTCTCAATGGTGGTCAAGCGAAGTTGAACATGATTATTGTGAGAATACATGACATTTGCAAATCCAAAAATATGTTCATGTAAACCCTCCACCAAAGTCATCATCCTATCCACATGAGGGATAAATGATCCAAGCTGAGAATGAGTGTTGGAAGGTTGAGGCTTCGGAGTGTGAGGAGAAGATGTCTCGAGAAGTTTGGAGACACTAGGAGCAGCTGAGCTTTTCCCAATGGGAAAGGCATGAGAGGAGAATCCACTCTTAGGAAGTTTGGAAGGGCTCTTCTTTGCCCTTTCAACAGAGGAATGAACCTTGCTGGTTTGGAGTGAATACAAGGAAATTGGACCTTGACGAGACAAGACCGTTCCATCTTTAGGAAGATGGATGCCCTTGAGAGTCATGATCTTCATGATGAGGCTGCAGAAAGGTAGACAAGTCCTTGCAGCTGATCGCCCCACAATTCTTCCCAAAAtttgaaagatgtgagcacaaatgtcgatttgACCTCCATTAATGAGATCACATAGGAATTCGGCTCTTTCAAGGCTAATGAAACCCATGTTGATCAAAAGGTACAAGTTTGAATGCATAATCAAGGTGAGAGTCTTCATTTCTGGCTTGAATCTTGAAGTGCCAATTGATGTACCCGTGGAGGAGACTTCATGGTGGGCTCCTAAAGTTTCTAGAATTTCGACAACGGGAGCCAATCTATCATCATAAGGGGATGTATCCATATTTGTCGGACG
This DNA window, taken from Quercus robur chromosome 2, dhQueRobu3.1, whole genome shotgun sequence, encodes the following:
- the LOC126714228 gene encoding beta-galactosidase-like gives rise to the protein MSFRILVCNVLWPNMFIMLVLFFSTLVCSATASVSYDHRAIIVGGKRRILISGSIHYPRSTPEMWPDLIQKAKDGGLDVIQTYVFWNGHEPSPGKYYFEDRYDLVKFIKLVQQAGLYVHLRIGPYVCAEWNFGGFPVWLKYVPGIAFRTDNEPFKGAMQKFTEKIVSMMKAEKLFETQGGPIILSQIENEFGPVEWEIGAPGKAYTKWAAQMAVALDTGVPWVMCKQEDAPDPVIDTCNGFYCENFKPNKDYKPKMWTENWTGWYTEFGGAVPYRPAEDLAFSVARFIQNGGSFMNYYMYHGGTNFGRTAGGPFIATSYDYDAPLDEFGLPREPKWGHLRDLHKAIKLCESALVSTDPTVTKLGNNQEAHVFKSKSGACAAFLANYDTSSSAKVSFGNAQYDLPPWSISILPDCKTAVFNTARIGAQSSQRKMTPVNSAFPWQSYNEETASADDDDATVMDGLWEQVNVTRDATDYLWYMTDVKIDSDEGFIKNGQSPLLTIFSAGHALHVFINGQLSGSAYGGLENPKLTFSNNVNLRVGINKISLLSVSVGLPNVGVHFETWNAGVLGPVTLKGLNEGTRDLSKQKWSYKVGLKGEALSLHTVSGSSSVEWEEGSLLATKQPLTWYKSTFSAPGGNDPLALDMNSMGKGQIWINGQSIGRHWPAYIAHGNCGSCNYAGTYDDKKCRANCGEPSQRWYHVPRSWLNPSGNLLVVFEEFGGDPTGISLVKRTTGSVCADIYEGQPTLKNWGMLTSGQINRPKAHLWCPPGQKISQIKFASYGLPQGTCGSFKEGSCHAHKSYNAPQRNCIGKESCLVTVAPEVFGGDPCPGNTKKYSLEAVCS